From Triticum aestivum cultivar Chinese Spring unplaced genomic scaffold, IWGSC CS RefSeq v2.1 scaffold198621, whole genome shotgun sequence, one genomic window encodes:
- the LOC123176313 gene encoding anthranilate O-methyltransferase 3-like, translating to SSLLPDKMVIADLGCSSGPNALALVSVAVEAIHGYCLQLQQPPPELCVFLNDLPDNDFNTVVKSLVTIRRCNGPVVVTGIAPGSFYERLFTSSSVHLVCSSSSLHWLSKAPEVLTKNQIPAYYIDEHARREKLPMVLGAYAQQFRKDFRHFLKLRAKELVPGGQMVVSIIGRHSDGFAPFHIWGILAQVLSLMASEGVIDKAKFDSFYVPVYGPSKEDIREVIQEEGSFSIKEFLVHDFLSGLDNTLVTPSWIANQIRAVYEQIVVQHFGDVMDEFVRIAERRWSLDRSLLQEEHAGLAMLTLSVTKP from the exons AGCAGCTTGTTACCTGACAAGATGGTGATCGCGGACTTGGGCTGCTCCTCTGGCCCAAACGCGCTGGCACTGGTATCGGTCGCTGTCGAGGCGATCCATGGATACTGTCTTCAGTTGCAGCAGCCACCACCGGAACTGTGTGTGTTCCTCAACGACCTGCCTGACAATGACTTCAACACGGTGGTGAAGAGCCTTGTCACGATCCGTCGATGCAACGGGCCTGTTGTCGTGACGGGTATTGCACCAGGGTCGTTTTACGAGAGACTCTTCACTAGTAGCTCCGTGCATCTTGTGTGCTCGTCCAGTAGCCTGCACTGGCTGTCAAAG GCTCCTGAAGTTCTAACGAAGAACCAGATCCCGGCTTACTACATTGATGAGCATGCTAGGCGTGAGAAGCTCCCTATGGTCCTTGGGGCATATGCACAACAGTTTAGGAAGGACTTCAGACATTTCCTGAAGCTGAGAGCCAAAGAATTAGTCCCGGGAGGACAGATGGTTGTTTCCATTATAGGGAGGCATTCTGATGGCTTCGCCCCCTTCCACATCTGGGGCATTCTTGCTCAAGTTCTAAGCCTTATGGCCTCAGAG GGTGTAATCGACAAGGCGAAGTTTGATTCTTTCTATGTGCCAGTCTATGGGCCTTCGAAGGAAGATATAAGGGAGGTCATCCAAGAAGAGGGGTCCTTTTCGATCAAGGAGTTTCTGGTGCATGACTTTTTAAGCGGCTTGGACAACACGCTCGTCACCCCAAGCTGGATCGCCAACCAGATAAGGGCCGTGTATGAGCAGATAGTGGTGCAGCATTTTGGAGATGTCATGGACGAATTCGTGAGGATCGCGGAGCGGCGCTGGAGCCTGGACAGAAGCTTGCTGCAGGAAGAGCATGCCGGATTAGCTATGCTGACTCTGTCGGTCACCAAGCCATGA